From a region of the Paenibacillus sp. R14(2021) genome:
- a CDS encoding DJ-1/PfpI family protein, translating to MKLAYVLFDGFTLLDFSGFQEAITWMRVLGADADMIWHYCADQSRITDDRGMSISISHVKPDLSGYDLVFVPGGMPTRRLQYDEGFLSWLRTAREAEMKVSVCTGALLLGAAGLLQGKRATTNASAYELLQPYCAEVVKERFVRDGDVFTGGGVSASIDLGLYVVESLTDRDFTRRVQEQMHYPYYSGASAIG from the coding sequence ATGAAGCTGGCTTATGTGTTGTTTGACGGGTTCACGCTGCTGGATTTTTCAGGTTTCCAGGAAGCGATAACATGGATGAGGGTCCTGGGCGCCGATGCGGACATGATCTGGCATTATTGCGCGGATCAGTCCCGAATAACGGATGACCGCGGCATGTCGATCAGCATTTCGCATGTAAAGCCGGATCTGTCGGGTTATGATTTGGTCTTTGTGCCCGGCGGCATGCCGACGCGCAGATTGCAGTACGACGAAGGCTTCCTGTCCTGGCTTCGAACGGCCCGGGAAGCGGAGATGAAGGTGTCTGTCTGCACAGGGGCTCTGCTGCTGGGGGCAGCGGGATTACTGCAGGGGAAGCGGGCCACGACGAACGCTTCTGCCTATGAGCTGCTTCAGCCTTACTGCGCCGAGGTCGTCAAGGAACGCTTCGTGCGGGACGGCGACGTATTTACGGGCGGCGGTGTCTCGGCATCGATCGACCTCGGTCTGTATGTCGTCGAGTCGCTGACGGACAGAGATTTCACCCGCCGGGTGCAGGAGCAGATGCATTACCCGTATTATTCCGGCGCATCCGCCATAGGATGA
- a CDS encoding diguanylate cyclase domain-containing protein, which yields MNNQQAAATPAYTLFTLQASPSQRRFAFIIGAIVAAITLAGAPYAHLRFPRTGTLQPALFAAVICFELITVFVLYSQFRVCRAPSILVLAAGYLYSAGMATAYLLTFPGTLEHRPPLWHAEQQVPEYLYAFWHAGFPIAILLHVFIEKKYGGMAFSPRQGRNWTALVFGGTLLLVALITTGVIRAQRSLPVVMDHGRITPFFLFAICLPVLLISLAALIAYFRSTRGSTVTASWLCVALLATLLDVGIVLCGGERFSLGWYISKMDTFVCANIVLAGMIYEFTKMYYRMTELYNQVTDSESRFKKLFVQSRIAEQKIAEQNKIIERMLESGHEAIAMCDEEGRVLFANQRFADMFGRTLAAGQQLADYCRDLRVSYGTLDRRIEAYFEQRLPPFRERAAFQLEGGAARYYECYVSPIASEDGQLLHGHLFMFSDRTDEERKAHYDDLTGLPNRRYISQRIQEAVNRGREENVPFAVFFMDLDGFKRVNDTLGHEMGDRLLQETAVILRDCVGTYGISARWAGDEFVVLIEEAADTQLLDSMARAIIAAMGQLDRINGQRINVSASIGIAVFPQDGGDAAAILQRADQAMYEAKTRGKNDCWFYADCV from the coding sequence ATGAACAACCAGCAAGCCGCCGCAACCCCGGCGTATACGTTATTCACCTTGCAAGCAAGCCCTTCTCAGCGCCGATTCGCCTTCATCATCGGCGCAATCGTGGCTGCGATTACGTTGGCCGGCGCGCCGTACGCGCATTTGCGCTTCCCGCGTACCGGGACGCTTCAGCCTGCGCTGTTCGCCGCGGTGATCTGCTTCGAGCTGATCACCGTATTCGTGCTGTACAGCCAGTTCCGGGTATGCCGTGCGCCGTCCATTCTGGTGCTCGCTGCCGGCTACCTGTACTCGGCCGGCATGGCCACCGCGTATTTGCTCACATTTCCGGGCACACTGGAGCACCGGCCGCCCTTGTGGCATGCGGAGCAGCAGGTACCGGAATATCTCTATGCCTTCTGGCATGCGGGATTCCCGATCGCCATTCTGCTGCACGTATTCATCGAGAAGAAATACGGCGGAATGGCCTTCAGCCCGCGTCAAGGGCGAAACTGGACGGCGCTGGTGTTCGGCGGCACCTTGCTGCTTGTCGCGCTTATTACGACGGGGGTCATTCGTGCTCAGCGCAGCTTGCCCGTGGTGATGGACCACGGCAGAATAACGCCGTTCTTCCTGTTCGCGATCTGCCTGCCGGTGCTGCTGATCAGCTTGGCGGCACTCATCGCCTACTTCCGGTCGACGAGAGGCAGCACGGTAACGGCGTCATGGCTATGCGTGGCGCTGCTTGCAACGTTGCTGGATGTCGGCATTGTCCTGTGCGGCGGCGAGCGGTTCAGCCTGGGGTGGTACATTTCTAAGATGGATACGTTCGTATGCGCCAACATCGTGCTCGCGGGCATGATATATGAATTTACCAAAATGTATTACCGAATGACGGAGCTTTACAATCAGGTTACCGACAGCGAAAGCCGGTTCAAGAAACTCTTCGTCCAGAGCCGGATCGCCGAGCAGAAGATTGCCGAGCAGAATAAAATCATCGAGCGGATGCTGGAGTCCGGACACGAAGCGATTGCAATGTGCGATGAAGAGGGCAGGGTGCTGTTCGCGAACCAACGGTTCGCGGACATGTTCGGCCGCACGCTTGCAGCGGGGCAGCAACTGGCGGATTACTGCCGGGACCTGCGGGTTTCTTACGGTACGTTGGACAGGCGAATAGAAGCGTATTTCGAGCAGCGGCTGCCACCGTTTCGGGAGCGTGCCGCGTTTCAGCTGGAGGGCGGTGCGGCGCGTTATTATGAATGCTACGTCAGTCCGATCGCGAGCGAGGACGGACAGCTCCTCCACGGGCATTTGTTCATGTTCAGCGACCGAACGGATGAGGAGCGCAAGGCGCATTACGACGATTTGACGGGGCTGCCGAACCGGCGATATATCTCCCAGCGCATACAAGAGGCTGTAAATCGCGGGAGGGAAGAGAACGTCCCGTTCGCGGTGTTCTTCATGGATCTGGATGGCTTCAAGCGCGTGAACGATACGCTGGGGCACGAGATGGGCGACCGCCTGCTGCAGGAGACCGCCGTTATTCTTCGGGACTGCGTCGGTACGTACGGCATAAGCGCGCGATGGGCGGGCGACGAGTTTGTCGTGCTGATCGAAGAGGCTGCGGATACTCAGCTTCTAGATAGCATGGCACGCGCTATTATTGCGGCAATGGGCCAGCTCGATCGGATAAACGGACAGCGAATCAACGTGTCGGCGAGCATCGGCATTGCGGTCTTCCCGCAGGACGGCGGGGATGCAGCAGCTATTCTACAGCGTGCGGATCAGGCCATGTACGAGGCGAAGACAAGGGGCAAGAACGATTGCTGGTTTTATGCAGACTGCGTATAG
- a CDS encoding methyl-accepting chemotaxis protein codes for MSVVQRVKKSKSSVGYFRSLAFRISLIAGTCYLVLCVLLTTISYQEQKKQVLEELMGLESMFHSPLMLELDEIDKSKTELKKNPTAYTSVPEVIHVQEEMDRASASDLIENAYLFYPEWIKDKGEPALLNLLSNSELYADEKPAEPYVPQPELLAALEQAEKEGVGRTVAYKDDFGKWISVVSAIKDRKGELIAFAGLDFSYETITKTLTKALNRSIIIGFAAALAGITIIFWSTRFFLRPLRRINALAEAAADGDLSGKVNIRSRDEIGLLGQYFNHMTGNLRTLIEHIAATSRQVSAASETLQAGAQNSVHALASITGAMEQLSDRSAKQYQGTQESSRAMEEMAIGIGRVAESAGYASDASSDARQRAGEGNDQMQVNMNQITGVMSTVKQTVEAIERLRAMSVEIGEVTNLIANVTKQTNLLALNASIEAVRAGEHGRGFAVVSGEIRNLAEQSKLSAERIAELIERVQHETQAAVVAIDQGLGEVFAMKQVAEQTDDTFQHLSQTVQKVADQMMDVYSVSEQMSASSEEVSASIAELAELSRQTSELAGEISTAAEGQQDAMSKVSHTADELSLMSSELQQAVTRFKV; via the coding sequence ATGTCAGTCGTTCAGCGGGTCAAGAAATCCAAATCATCAGTAGGCTATTTTCGCTCCTTAGCCTTCCGAATTTCACTCATTGCAGGGACCTGTTACTTGGTTCTATGCGTGTTGCTTACAACGATCTCCTATCAGGAGCAGAAGAAACAAGTCTTGGAAGAGCTGATGGGTCTGGAGAGCATGTTCCATTCGCCTCTGATGCTGGAGCTGGACGAGATCGACAAGTCGAAGACGGAGCTTAAGAAGAACCCCACGGCATATACCTCCGTCCCGGAGGTCATCCATGTTCAAGAAGAGATGGACCGCGCATCGGCTTCCGACCTGATCGAGAACGCGTATCTGTTCTATCCCGAGTGGATCAAGGATAAGGGAGAGCCGGCGCTGCTTAATTTATTGTCGAATTCCGAGCTCTACGCGGATGAGAAGCCTGCGGAGCCTTATGTGCCCCAGCCGGAGCTGCTGGCCGCGCTGGAGCAGGCGGAGAAGGAAGGCGTCGGACGTACGGTGGCCTACAAGGACGATTTCGGCAAATGGATCAGCGTTGTCAGCGCGATCAAGGATCGTAAAGGCGAATTGATTGCGTTCGCTGGCTTGGATTTCAGCTACGAGACCATTACCAAAACGTTAACTAAAGCATTAAACCGCAGTATCATTATTGGTTTTGCCGCGGCGCTTGCCGGCATTACGATTATTTTCTGGTCGACGCGGTTCTTCCTTCGTCCGCTAAGACGGATCAACGCGCTGGCAGAAGCGGCAGCGGACGGAGATCTCTCCGGCAAGGTTAACATCCGCTCGCGAGATGAGATCGGCCTGCTGGGCCAGTACTTCAACCATATGACCGGTAATTTGCGCACGCTCATTGAACATATCGCGGCTACATCCCGCCAAGTTTCGGCAGCCTCCGAGACGCTGCAAGCCGGCGCGCAAAACTCCGTGCATGCGCTGGCATCCATTACCGGTGCCATGGAGCAGCTGTCCGACCGTTCGGCGAAGCAGTACCAGGGGACGCAGGAAAGCAGCCGCGCCATGGAGGAAATGGCAATCGGTATCGGACGCGTTGCGGAATCGGCCGGGTATGCCTCGGATGCTTCGAGCGATGCCAGGCAGCGAGCTGGTGAAGGCAACGATCAGATGCAGGTCAATATGAACCAAATCACGGGCGTTATGAGCACGGTGAAGCAGACGGTCGAAGCCATCGAACGGCTGCGCGCCATGTCCGTGGAAATCGGCGAAGTGACGAATTTGATCGCGAACGTAACGAAGCAGACGAATCTTCTTGCGTTGAACGCTTCTATCGAGGCGGTAAGAGCAGGCGAGCACGGCAGGGGCTTCGCCGTCGTATCGGGCGAGATTCGTAATTTGGCTGAGCAGTCGAAGCTGTCGGCCGAGCGTATTGCCGAGCTCATCGAGCGCGTGCAGCACGAGACGCAGGCGGCCGTCGTCGCCATTGACCAAGGCTTAGGCGAGGTCTTCGCCATGAAGCAGGTGGCCGAGCAGACCGACGACACGTTCCAGCATCTGTCACAGACGGTGCAAAAGGTCGCGGATCAGATGATGGATGTCTATTCCGTCTCCGAGCAGATGTCGGCGAGCTCCGAGGAAGTTTCGGCTTCCATTGCGGAGCTCGCCGAGCTGTCCAGGCAAACGTCGGAGCTGGCCGGGGAAATTTCCACCGCCGCCGAAGGCCAGCAGGATGCCATGTCCAAAGTATCGCATACGGCGGACGAGCTGAGCTTGATGTCGAGCGAGCTGCAGCAGGCGGTAACGCGCTTCAAAGTATAG
- a CDS encoding Crp/Fnr family transcriptional regulator has product MLLNKGEILFRQGESGPLFHLRSGLLKIVRIHADGTPFLVNIITPDEMIPHHSLISPNAYFGTAVALVSSEVDVISSPEWYRQLEEDPVRCRDIALLLQDKLRMMQQRIDQLTQVTPAEKLLKLQAWFRHYIEPAALTDVLTQDEIGQLIGLRRETVNRLLRAKRSDE; this is encoded by the coding sequence ATGCTGTTAAATAAAGGTGAAATTTTATTTCGTCAAGGAGAATCCGGACCGCTCTTTCATCTGCGCAGCGGCCTGCTCAAGATCGTTCGCATTCACGCGGACGGCACGCCGTTCCTCGTCAATATTATTACGCCGGACGAGATGATTCCCCATCATTCCTTGATCAGCCCTAATGCTTATTTCGGAACGGCCGTCGCGCTGGTATCTTCGGAGGTCGACGTCATTTCCTCGCCGGAATGGTATCGGCAGCTCGAGGAGGACCCCGTGCGCTGCCGGGACATTGCCCTGCTGCTGCAGGATAAGCTGCGCATGATGCAGCAGCGCATCGACCAGCTCACCCAAGTGACGCCGGCCGAGAAGCTGCTGAAGCTGCAGGCCTGGTTTCGCCATTATATCGAGCCCGCTGCATTGACCGATGTGCTGACGCAGGACGAGATCGGCCAGCTGATCGGCCTTCGCCGCGAGACGGTTAACCGGCTGCTCCGCGCGAAGCGCTCAGATGAATGA
- the hmpA gene encoding NO-inducible flavohemoprotein — MLSQETIAIIKSTVPVMEVHGVAITKRFYEMLFENHPELLNIFNHANQKQGKQQTALANAVYAAAANIDKLETIIPVVKGIANKHRSLGVKPEHYPIVGQNLLAAIKEVLGDAATDEIISAWADAYGVISDVFIGIEKDMYEEAKTQEGGWEGFRAFKVERKVQESEVITSFYLVPADGGSIATFKPGQYLSVKLQIPGEDYTHIRQYSLSGTPGQPFYRVSIKREAGLEDRPDGRVSVYLHETVHAGDVLYISSPAGDFTLDQDDTRPVVLLSGGVGLTPMVSMLRTLADSKQDRQVSFIHAAQHGRMHALKEEVEEIVEQHPNYAAYWIYNNPTDEDREAEAFHKEGYIDLPWLQEILPSKDAKFYFCGPLPFMRAVNRALKEWGVAAEDIHFEFFGPAGALD; from the coding sequence ATGTTAAGCCAAGAAACCATCGCTATTATTAAATCCACCGTTCCTGTTATGGAAGTTCACGGCGTTGCCATTACGAAGCGTTTCTACGAAATGCTGTTCGAGAACCATCCGGAACTGCTCAATATATTCAATCATGCCAATCAAAAGCAAGGCAAACAGCAAACAGCGCTTGCGAATGCGGTCTACGCGGCTGCTGCCAATATTGACAAGCTGGAAACCATCATTCCTGTCGTAAAAGGGATTGCGAATAAGCATCGCAGTCTCGGCGTTAAGCCGGAGCATTATCCGATTGTCGGCCAAAATCTGCTGGCGGCGATTAAGGAAGTGCTTGGCGATGCGGCGACCGATGAAATCATCAGCGCATGGGCAGATGCTTACGGCGTAATCTCGGATGTCTTTATCGGCATCGAGAAGGACATGTACGAAGAAGCGAAAACACAAGAGGGCGGCTGGGAGGGCTTCCGAGCGTTCAAAGTCGAGCGCAAGGTTCAGGAAAGCGAAGTCATAACGTCATTCTATCTCGTGCCGGCGGACGGCGGGTCGATCGCGACATTCAAACCGGGCCAATATTTGAGCGTGAAGCTTCAAATTCCGGGCGAAGATTATACGCATATCCGTCAGTACAGCTTGTCCGGCACGCCAGGCCAGCCGTTCTACCGCGTGTCCATCAAGCGGGAAGCCGGCTTGGAAGATCGTCCGGACGGCCGTGTATCGGTTTACCTGCACGAGACGGTTCATGCAGGAGACGTGCTGTACATTTCTTCGCCTGCCGGTGATTTCACGCTCGATCAGGATGATACGCGTCCGGTCGTGCTCCTAAGCGGCGGCGTAGGTCTTACGCCGATGGTTAGCATGCTTCGTACGCTTGCGGATTCGAAACAGGACCGCCAAGTATCGTTCATCCACGCAGCCCAGCATGGCCGCATGCATGCGCTGAAGGAAGAAGTAGAGGAAATCGTGGAACAGCACCCGAACTACGCGGCTTACTGGATTTATAATAATCCGACAGATGAGGATCGCGAGGCGGAAGCCTTCCATAAAGAGGGCTATATCGACCTTCCGTGGCTGCAGGAAATTTTGCCGTCGAAGGATGCGAAATTTTACTTCTGCGGACCGCTGCCATTCATGCGCGCAGTGAATCGTGCGCTGAAGGAATGGGGCGTAGCTGCCGAAGATATTCACTTCGAGTTCTTCGGACCGGCCGGCGCATTGGATTAA
- a CDS encoding globin-coupled sensor protein, which yields MIQVNEKRMKQLSYTGITEQELALLHSKKDLFAQITSEVVDRLYDQVWTIPELRAIIEAHSTLDRLKETQRWYFMSLTSGIIDEPFIERRIMIGHIHSRIGLTTDWYLGTYMIYLNTTIEILKRTVPDSWMNIVLAMSKLFNFDSQLVLEAYEKDEKEKVEELANARQDTLTTISKIVQDLSSMIVELGSSSQSVADSASHTADIQDQANVKVRELQSRIGEIDSIGSLLQEISDQSQLLGINAAIEAAHAADHGRGFGVVASEIRKLASHSKESLVTVRTKLQEITSVIGEVMQDAERTSMLARDQAASSQELTSFVHMIETITLELESIQ from the coding sequence ATGATTCAAGTAAACGAGAAGCGCATGAAGCAGCTCAGCTACACCGGTATTACGGAACAAGAGCTGGCTTTGCTGCACAGCAAGAAGGACCTGTTCGCACAGATCACAAGCGAGGTCGTAGACCGTCTATATGATCAGGTCTGGACCATTCCCGAGCTTAGGGCCATCATAGAAGCGCACAGCACGCTCGACCGTCTCAAAGAAACACAGCGCTGGTATTTCATGTCCTTGACCTCCGGCATCATCGACGAACCGTTCATCGAACGGCGCATCATGATCGGCCACATCCATTCGCGGATCGGTCTAACAACCGACTGGTATCTCGGCACCTATATGATTTATTTGAATACGACCATCGAGATTCTGAAGCGCACCGTGCCGGACTCATGGATGAATATCGTCTTAGCGATGTCCAAATTGTTCAACTTTGATTCCCAGCTGGTGCTTGAAGCCTACGAGAAGGATGAGAAGGAGAAGGTCGAGGAGCTCGCAAACGCGCGCCAGGACACGCTCACGACGATCAGCAAGATCGTTCAAGACCTCTCCTCCATGATCGTGGAGCTCGGCAGCAGCAGCCAATCCGTCGCCGATTCGGCAAGCCATACGGCGGATATTCAGGATCAAGCCAATGTCAAAGTACGCGAGCTGCAGTCGAGAATCGGCGAAATCGACAGCATCGGATCGCTTCTTCAAGAAATCTCCGATCAGAGCCAGCTGCTCGGCATTAACGCGGCCATCGAAGCCGCTCATGCAGCAGACCATGGACGGGGCTTCGGCGTCGTTGCAAGTGAAATCCGCAAGCTGGCCTCCCACTCCAAGGAATCGCTCGTGACCGTGCGAACGAAGCTGCAGGAAATTACGAGCGTCATCGGCGAAGTCATGCAGGATGCCGAGCGGACTTCCATGCTGGCGCGCGATCAGGCCGCAAGCTCGCAAGAGCTGACCTCCTTCGTCCATATGATCGAAACCATTACGCTGGAGCTCGAAAGCATTCAATAA
- a CDS encoding ABC transporter ATP-binding protein — translation MRAQGDDCITAILSLQHISFAFEHSRADSSRVISELSMEVREGEFVSVIGASGSGKSTLFKLIAGLLAPVSGEILLYGQQAEQRLGQVAYMPQQDLLLPWRTVLGNCLLPLELAASKHAGGGTKRSRADGAAEVRQLLTRLGLDGCENAYPGELSGGMKQRVAFLRTLMTGQPLMLLDEPFGALDAMTKREMHRWLLDLWGGLNKTVLFITHDLEEALLLSDRIYLMPGAGSGAKVQELSVDLPRPREYRMNYEPAFIRMRQELEQRLYAQTTD, via the coding sequence ATGCGGGCTCAAGGAGATGATTGCATAACTGCCATACTGTCACTACAACATATTTCATTCGCGTTCGAGCACAGCCGTGCGGACAGCTCCCGCGTGATCTCCGAGCTGTCGATGGAGGTACGCGAAGGCGAGTTCGTCTCCGTAATCGGCGCGAGCGGCTCGGGCAAAAGCACGCTCTTCAAGCTGATCGCCGGTCTGCTTGCCCCCGTAAGCGGAGAGATCCTTCTCTACGGGCAGCAAGCGGAGCAGCGGCTCGGGCAGGTCGCATACATGCCGCAGCAGGATCTGCTGCTGCCGTGGCGAACGGTGCTGGGCAACTGCTTGCTGCCGCTGGAGCTGGCTGCCTCGAAGCATGCGGGCGGCGGGACTAAGCGCTCCCGCGCGGACGGAGCCGCCGAGGTGCGGCAGCTGCTGACGCGGCTCGGCCTGGACGGCTGCGAGAACGCCTATCCGGGCGAGCTGTCGGGCGGCATGAAGCAGCGGGTCGCCTTCCTGCGCACGCTCATGACGGGACAGCCGCTCATGCTGCTCGATGAGCCCTTCGGGGCGCTCGATGCCATGACCAAACGGGAGATGCACCGCTGGCTGCTTGACTTGTGGGGCGGGCTCAACAAGACGGTGCTGTTTATTACGCATGATCTGGAAGAGGCTCTCCTGCTGAGCGATCGGATTTACTTGATGCCCGGCGCCGGCAGCGGAGCGAAGGTGCAGGAGCTGTCTGTTGACTTGCCGCGGCCGAGGGAGTACCGCATGAATTACGAGCCTGCCTTCATTCGAATGAGGCAAGAGCTGGAGCAGCGTTTATATGCACAAACGACCGATTAG
- a CDS encoding ABC transporter permease: MHKRPISKLTEQYGLFLLLLLVLLGAWECCVRLGLVPFFILPAPTSIARALGEHAGLLFGQHLFATLSEVALGFLLSVAVGTLLAVGMHMYRTLNKALYPFIVISQTIPLIALSPIFIMWFGYTIWSKIAVVFLTAFFPIVVSTYDGLGKGDAGYRDLLLTMGASRWAIFRKVHVPLALPAFFSGLKLSIVYCVVGATIGEWLGGSKGLGYFSRRMSSSLHTDAMFASVFLLSALGMVLFLLIVLLEKKMLPKQRRLR, translated from the coding sequence ATGCACAAACGACCGATTAGCAAGCTCACCGAGCAATACGGCCTGTTCCTGCTGCTGCTGCTCGTCCTGCTCGGCGCCTGGGAATGCTGCGTTCGGCTCGGACTCGTGCCGTTCTTCATCCTGCCCGCGCCGACCTCCATCGCACGGGCGCTCGGCGAGCATGCAGGCCTGCTGTTCGGGCAGCATCTATTCGCTACGCTCTCGGAAGTCGCCCTCGGCTTCCTGCTCTCGGTCGCCGTCGGCACGCTGCTTGCGGTCGGCATGCATATGTACCGCACACTGAACAAGGCGCTGTACCCGTTCATCGTCATCAGCCAGACGATCCCGCTTATCGCGCTCTCGCCGATCTTCATTATGTGGTTCGGCTACACGATTTGGAGCAAAATCGCCGTCGTGTTCCTAACCGCGTTCTTCCCGATCGTCGTCAGCACGTACGACGGTCTCGGCAAGGGCGATGCCGGTTACAGGGACCTGCTGCTCACCATGGGCGCAAGCCGCTGGGCGATCTTCCGCAAGGTGCATGTGCCGCTCGCGCTGCCTGCTTTCTTCTCCGGGCTCAAGCTGTCCATCGTCTACTGCGTCGTCGGCGCGACGATCGGAGAATGGCTCGGCGGCAGCAAGGGGCTTGGTTATTTCAGCCGCCGCATGTCCAGCAGCCTCCACACAGACGCGATGTTTGCTTCGGTGTTCCTGCTGTCCGCGCTCGGCATGGTTTTGTTTCTGCTTATCGTACTGCTAGAGAAAAAGATGCTTCCCAAACAAAGGAGACTCCGATGA
- a CDS encoding ABC transporter substrate-binding protein, whose amino-acid sequence MKSLPLLIRKKSAILVLLSAALLLLAGCGSSSSGNAPSDTTNTPNAGNAADQPLQKVSLMLDWYPNAVHSFLYAAQANGYFKKQGLDVEIQMPADTNDALKLVAAGKIDLALSYQPQVLMARGENIPVKSVGAIVRHPLNHLMVPADSGVHSPKDLSGKTVGFSSIPLYEAMARTMIKQDGGDPDSVKMVDVGYDLIPAISTGKTDAIIGGFINHEQLILDKEGHAVQSLDPAKYGVPDYYELVLVASDDGLKAKKDVFAKFMAAAAEGQQYVEQHGKEALDALMAHEDQNSPLDADIETKSLAILLPLMTDKDQPFGSQDPASWTRVRTWLIDNKLLPETVKAEDAYINL is encoded by the coding sequence ATGAAATCACTACCTTTATTGATACGTAAAAAATCCGCCATTCTCGTACTTCTCTCGGCAGCACTGCTCTTACTTGCCGGCTGCGGGTCATCATCCAGCGGCAATGCGCCGTCGGATACGACCAACACGCCGAACGCGGGCAATGCCGCAGACCAGCCGCTTCAGAAAGTATCGCTTATGCTCGATTGGTACCCGAACGCCGTGCACAGCTTCCTGTATGCCGCGCAGGCTAACGGCTACTTCAAGAAACAAGGGCTCGACGTCGAGATTCAAATGCCGGCCGACACCAATGATGCCTTGAAGCTTGTCGCCGCAGGCAAAATCGACCTCGCGCTCAGCTACCAGCCGCAGGTGCTTATGGCGCGCGGCGAGAACATTCCCGTGAAATCGGTCGGTGCGATCGTTCGTCATCCGCTCAACCATCTGATGGTTCCGGCGGACAGCGGCGTCCATTCGCCGAAGGATCTGTCCGGCAAGACCGTCGGCTTCTCGTCCATTCCGCTCTATGAGGCAATGGCGCGCACGATGATCAAGCAGGACGGCGGCGACCCAGACAGCGTGAAAATGGTTGACGTCGGCTATGACCTCATTCCGGCGATTTCGACCGGCAAGACGGATGCCATAATCGGCGGCTTCATTAATCACGAGCAGCTGATCCTTGACAAGGAAGGCCATGCCGTTCAATCGCTCGACCCTGCCAAATACGGCGTGCCGGATTATTACGAGCTTGTACTTGTCGCAAGCGACGACGGCCTGAAAGCGAAGAAGGACGTGTTCGCCAAGTTCATGGCGGCCGCAGCCGAAGGGCAGCAGTACGTAGAGCAGCACGGCAAAGAAGCGCTGGATGCGCTGATGGCGCATGAAGATCAGAACTCGCCGCTCGATGCCGACATTGAGACGAAGAGCCTCGCTATTCTGCTGCCGCTTATGACCGACAAGGATCAGCCTTTCGGCAGCCAGGATCCCGCATCATGGACGCGCGTGCGAACATGGCTGATCGACAACAAGCTGCTGCCGGAGACCGTGAAGGCCGAAGACGCTTATATAAATCTTTAA
- the thiM gene encoding hydroxyethylthiazole kinase: protein MSYLEKVRTQNPLVHNITNWVVTNFTANGLLALGASPIMAYAHEEVADVARISGAVSLNMGTLDESVVQSIILAGKSANASGVPVVFDPVGSGATPYRSASAQRILQEVKLTVLRGNVAEVADVAGERWSIKGVDAGEGEGDVTSLAVRAAKKLGCIVVITGKDDIITDGETTNVVSNGHPILTKVTGTGCLLSSVIAAFLAVAGSAQLEAITEALAFYGVAAELAYATTEGRGPGSFQVELLNQLALLTPDLLAQKAVTRQLA, encoded by the coding sequence ATGTCGTATTTAGAAAAAGTCAGAACGCAAAACCCGCTCGTGCACAATATCACCAACTGGGTGGTCACCAACTTTACCGCGAACGGCCTGCTCGCGCTTGGCGCTTCGCCGATCATGGCGTATGCGCATGAGGAAGTCGCGGACGTCGCCCGCATCTCCGGCGCCGTATCGCTGAACATGGGCACGCTTGACGAGAGCGTCGTCCAATCCATCATTCTCGCCGGCAAGTCCGCCAACGCGAGCGGCGTACCCGTTGTCTTCGACCCCGTAGGCTCGGGCGCCACGCCTTACCGGAGCGCCTCCGCGCAGCGGATTCTGCAGGAGGTGAAACTGACCGTCCTGCGGGGCAATGTCGCGGAAGTCGCCGATGTCGCCGGCGAGCGCTGGTCCATTAAGGGCGTGGACGCCGGCGAAGGCGAAGGCGACGTGACGTCCCTTGCCGTACGCGCAGCGAAGAAGCTGGGCTGCATCGTCGTCATCACCGGGAAGGATGATATCATTACCGACGGCGAGACGACGAACGTCGTGAGCAACGGGCATCCGATTCTGACCAAGGTGACGGGCACGGGCTGTCTGCTCAGCTCCGTCATCGCCGCATTCCTGGCCGTGGCCGGCAGCGCGCAGCTTGAGGCGATAACGGAAGCACTCGCGTTCTACGGCGTTGCGGCAGAGCTTGCCTATGCGACGACGGAAGGCCGGGGACCAGGCAGCTTCCAAGTGGAGCTCTTGAACCAACTGGCACTGCTCACGCCTGACCTGCTCGCGCAAAAGGCGGTCACCCGGCAGCTCGCGTAA